In Polypterus senegalus isolate Bchr_013 chromosome 12, ASM1683550v1, whole genome shotgun sequence, the following are encoded in one genomic region:
- the mag gene encoding myelin-associated glycoprotein isoform X2 produces the protein MRTTTCLQFVLPVFLLIKGVGSQWTVWMPKVMSTMKSSCIVIPCNFQYPPSVRPQNGVHGIWYFGDPYPQKYPPVVFKSRTDIVHESYKHRTKLLGDLREKNCTLQISNVGLEHGGKYFFRADLGGSNVYTYPDFSDVRVLDSPIIDEPEEIINEMAVTLSCSAPNNCPDMAPEVNWFNTEGLEEPLVTVKYIDDVDNTMVSSELSFVPSYTHNGKELGCKVHYPNSSLSYGSMIALDVKYPPREVEVNMSLEAMEGSTVVLHCIVDSNPPPLITWYLYDVLVKEEEAQNSTLVLENLQPSQEGIYTCNADNKYGEKNNSLFVAVKYPPREPSVNSSVTIQEGTTITLHCSSEGNPVPTLTWFRDGTLVSSVVSESQSILEIRDITFESDGNYRCLAENEHGRASSHVNVTVQFAPVFLTDSKCTVIREGIQCVCMASGNPEPSVEFTLPDENLTINETEDEFNYYSSTDGYVVTGMIKLKEKPPTGLNVLCTMSNVYGNETIKLELQQEKKITLAVVIGTVGGVAVIAFIIAAVRYIGRNNQKENASGSSAQQPENPPMIYSSVKKEAESLRKKVGNDGEYQYPNATSESEQELNYASLQFSSHQCTESSVQTDIVSDYTEIKRK, from the exons ATGAGGACCACCACGTGTCTACAGTTCGTCCTTCCTGTCTTCTTACTCATTAAAG GTGTCGGCTCTCAATGGACAGTATGGATGCCCAAGGTCATGTCCACCATGAAGAGTTCCTGCATCGTCATCCCATGCAACTTTCAGTACCCTCCTAGTGTGAGGCCTCAAAATGGAGTCCATGGCATATGGTACTTCGGGGACCCCTACCCTCAGAAGTACCCCCCGGTTGTGTTCAAGTCCCGGACGGACATTGTTCACGAGAGCTACAAACACCGCACCAAGCTGCTGGGAGACCTGCGGGAGAAGAACTGCACGCTGCAGATCAGCAACGTCGGACTCGAGCACGGGGGAAAGTATTTCTTCAGAGCGGATCTGGGGGGCTCGAACGTTTACACCTACCCCGACTTTTCAGACGTCAGGGTCTTAG ACAGCCCCATCATCGACGAACCCGAGGAGATCATCAATGAGATGGCGGTGACGCTGAGCTGCTCTGCCCCGAATAACTGCCCTGACATGGCCCCCGAGGTCAACTGGTTCAACACGGAAGGGTTAGAAGAGCCGCTCGTGACGGTCAAATATATCGACGATGTGGACAACACCATGGTGTCCTCTGAGCTCTCCTTCGTCCCCTCGTACACCCACAACGGCAAGGAGCTGGGCTGCAAGGTGCACTACCCCAACAGCAGCCTGTCGTATGGCAGCATGATCGCTCTGGACGTCAAGT aTCCGCCCCGGGAAGTGGAGGTGAACATGTCCTTAGAAGCGATGGAAGGCAGCACGGTGGTCCTGCACTGCATCGTGGACAGCAACCCCCCTCCGCTCATCACGTGGTACCTGTATGATGTTCTCGTCAAGGAGGAGGAGGCACAAAACTCCACGCTGGTCCTCGAGAACCTGCAGCCGAGCCAGGAGGGCATCTACACGTGCAACGCCGATAACAAATACGGGGAGAAGAACAATTCCCTCTTTGTGGCCGTCAAGT accCCCCACGGGAGCCATCAGTTAACTCTTCAGTGACCATACAAGAAGGCACGACCATCACACTTCACTGCAGCTCCGAGGGTAACCCGGTGCCAACACTGACCTGGTTCAGAGATGGCACCTTAGTCAGCAGTGTTGTCTCTGAAAGCCAATCCATCCTTGAAATCCGTGACATCACCTTTGAGAGTGACGGCAACTACCGCTGCTTAGCGGAGAATGAACACGGCCGAGCCAGCAGCCATGTCAACGTGACTGTCCAGT TTGCCCCTGTGTTCCTGACAGACTCAAAGTGCACCGTCATTCGGGAAGGAATCCAATGTGTGTGTATGGCCTCTGGAAACCCGGAGCCAAGCGTGGAGTTCACCCTGCCGGATGAGAACCTGACGATCAATGAGACGGAGGACGAGTTCAATTACTACTCGAGCACCGACGGCTACGTGGTGACCGGCATGATCAAGCTGAAGGAGAAGCCGCCGACCGGACTCAATGTCTTATGCACCATGTCCAACGTCTACGGCAACGAGACCATCAAACTGGAACTGCAGCAGGAAA AAAAGATCACTTTGGCGGTGGTCATCGGCACCGTCGGTGGAGTGGCTGTCATCGCTTTCATCATCGCCGCTGTGCGCTACATTGGGCGCAACAACCAGAA GGAAAACGCGTCAGGCAGCAGCGCCCAGCAGCCAGAAAACCCACCGATGATCTACAGCTCTGTGAAGAAGGAAGCCGAAAGCCTCCGCAAGAAAGTG